A single window of bacterium DNA harbors:
- a CDS encoding TOBE domain-containing protein produces the protein PSLGAKHNIVPGRVEDVIYLGGMTKYWVRVDEYKIAINQQHNRFYLDEEPIRWNDDVWIWWHADDGFMLERYSEADESLMSLPPESLGEEGAEP, from the coding sequence AACCATCGTTGGGCGCCAAACACAATATCGTGCCCGGACGCGTGGAGGATGTGATCTATCTCGGCGGCATGACCAAATACTGGGTGCGCGTCGACGAATACAAGATCGCCATCAATCAACAGCATAACCGTTTTTATTTGGATGAGGAGCCAATCCGCTGGAACGACGATGTCTGGATCTGGTGGCACGCGGATGACGGCTTTATGCTCGAGCGCTACAGCGAGGCCGATGAGAGCCTGATGAGCCTGCCTCCGGAGAGCCTGGGAGAAGAAGGAGCAGAACCATGA
- a CDS encoding ABC transporter permease: MTRRHRIYEWFITAPSFVWLFLLFVIPTLVVFAILFKPADPYGGIGSGWTLETLRSLGNPNYPAIIWRTLWLSVLTTILCLLLALPTGYYMARVDKKWHNLLLLMIITPFMTSFLVRIFAWKTLLHPQGLIKQGLVVLGLISPEATLLYTPEAVLLVMVYTELPFAILPIFTAAEKFDFHLVEAARDLGAGPLTAFFKIFVPGISRAIATAVLVVLIPALGSYVIPDVVGGPNSEMIGNKIAQRAFSDRNLPHASGLAAILTLTVLIPMIVSLFLQTREDQKRAPILQEKA; encoded by the coding sequence ATGACCAGGCGGCATCGGATCTATGAATGGTTTATTACTGCGCCGAGCTTTGTCTGGTTGTTTCTGCTTTTTGTCATCCCCACCCTGGTGGTGTTTGCCATCCTTTTCAAGCCCGCAGATCCTTACGGCGGCATCGGGTCAGGGTGGACGCTGGAGACGCTGCGCAGCCTGGGCAATCCCAATTATCCGGCGATCATCTGGCGCACGCTTTGGCTCAGCGTGCTCACCACGATCTTATGCCTGCTGTTGGCCTTGCCGACCGGCTATTACATGGCCCGGGTCGATAAAAAATGGCACAACCTGCTTTTGCTCATGATCATCACGCCCTTTATGACCAGCTTTCTGGTGCGCATATTCGCCTGGAAAACATTGCTCCATCCCCAGGGCTTGATCAAGCAGGGCTTGGTTGTCTTGGGTCTGATCTCGCCGGAGGCCACGCTGCTTTACACCCCAGAGGCGGTGCTGTTGGTGATGGTCTACACCGAGCTGCCCTTCGCTATTCTGCCGATCTTTACCGCAGCGGAAAAATTCGATTTTCATCTGGTGGAAGCGGCGCGCGACCTCGGCGCCGGACCGCTGACCGCCTTTTTCAAGATCTTTGTACCAGGCATCAGCCGCGCCATTGCCACAGCGGTTTTGGTGGTGCTCATCCCGGCTTTGGGCTCTTATGTGATCCCGGATGTGGTCGGTGGTCCTAACAGTGAGATGATCGGCAACAAGATCGCCCAGCGCGCTTTTTCTGACCGCAATCTGCCCCATGCCAGCGGCCTGGCCGCAATTTTAACCCTCACTGTGTTAATCCCCATGATCGTCTCTTTGTTCCTGCAAACCCGGGAGGATCAGAAGCGGGCGCCTATCCTTCAGGAGAAGGCATGA
- a CDS encoding ABC transporter permease has product MKRSRLPFVVTIGVLIFFYLPIMVLVVNSFNASAYGGHWGGFSLRWYLKLVGQRDILLALENTVIIAFTATLTSCILGTTAAFALHYYRSALQRYHFILIYTPLVVPEILMGMSLLLAFVAIGVRLGLFTIFLAHVTFCVSYVAMVVLARLQDFDMAVIEAAQDLGANWWVTTWRVLAPMLAPGIASGALLALTLSVDDFVISFFVAGPGSTTLPIRIYSMIKFGSPAVLNALSTILLAVTFILVWTSQRLTTKKEEAK; this is encoded by the coding sequence ATGAAACGAAGCCGGCTGCCCTTCGTCGTGACCATCGGCGTGTTGATCTTTTTCTACCTGCCGATCATGGTCCTGGTGGTTAATTCGTTCAACGCCTCGGCGTATGGCGGTCATTGGGGCGGCTTTTCCTTGCGCTGGTATCTCAAACTGGTGGGGCAGCGCGATATTCTGCTGGCGCTGGAGAACACCGTCATCATCGCGTTTACCGCAACGCTGACCTCCTGTATTCTCGGAACCACGGCGGCCTTTGCCCTGCACTATTACAGATCCGCTCTGCAGCGCTATCATTTCATCCTGATCTATACGCCGCTGGTGGTGCCGGAGATTCTGATGGGCATGAGCCTGCTGCTCGCCTTTGTCGCCATCGGCGTGCGCCTCGGGCTGTTCACCATTTTTCTCGCCCATGTCACCTTTTGCGTCAGCTATGTCGCCATGGTCGTGCTGGCGCGGCTGCAGGACTTTGACATGGCGGTCATTGAAGCGGCTCAGGATTTGGGCGCCAACTGGTGGGTGACCACCTGGCGCGTACTGGCGCCGATGCTGGCGCCGGGCATCGCCTCCGGCGCCTTGCTGGCGCTGACGCTTTCGGTCGATGATTTTGTCATCTCATTTTTTGTCGCCGGTCCGGGGTCCACAACCTTGCCGATCCGCATCTACAGCATGATCAAATTCGGCTCGCCGGCCGTGCTCAATGCGCTTTCAACCATTCTGCTCGCCGTCACATTTATTCTGGTTTGGACGAGTCAAAGACTCACAACCAAAAAGGAAGAAGCAAAATGA
- a CDS encoding spermidine/putrescine ABC transporter substrate-binding protein gives MKKGTILFTAVFLLACLVMLLGCHSKGADLHLYTWADYIKPELVQQFEQENKCKIIIDTFDSNEGMYAKLKAGATGYDLITPSSYMAKIMNDQGMLLPLDHAKLPNLLHIDSEYLRIAVDPEMKYSVPYMVSYTGFGYLQDAVMDVTPSWKMLDRSDLKGRMTMLNDMRETIGAALKSLGYSLNSVNDDELSAAKAVVIGWKKNLAKFENEQYKTGLASGEFLLVHGYSGDILKVQEDNEQVAFLIPEEGFSLACDDLVIPKTAGQVDLALKFINFIHTPSVAAANTEYITYLCPNRASYDLLSEEIKSNPGIFPDEVTRSKGEVIQDLGESNIKYTKIWDEIKAAGD, from the coding sequence ATGAAAAAAGGAACCATTCTTTTCACCGCGGTGTTCCTGCTGGCCTGCCTGGTGATGCTGTTGGGCTGCCATTCCAAGGGCGCTGACCTGCACCTCTACACTTGGGCCGACTATATCAAGCCGGAGCTGGTGCAGCAGTTTGAGCAGGAGAACAAATGCAAGATCATCATCGACACCTTTGACAGCAATGAGGGGATGTACGCCAAACTCAAGGCCGGCGCAACCGGCTATGACCTCATCACTCCCAGCTCCTATATGGCCAAGATCATGAACGATCAGGGAATGTTGCTCCCTCTGGATCACGCCAAACTCCCCAACCTCCTTCATATCGACTCGGAATACCTTCGGATCGCCGTTGATCCGGAGATGAAATACAGCGTTCCTTACATGGTCAGCTACACCGGGTTCGGTTATCTTCAGGACGCAGTTATGGATGTCACGCCCAGCTGGAAAATGTTGGATCGGTCGGATCTGAAAGGCCGCATGACCATGCTCAACGATATGCGCGAGACCATTGGCGCTGCGCTCAAATCCCTTGGCTACAGCCTTAACTCCGTGAACGACGACGAATTGTCAGCGGCCAAAGCGGTGGTCATCGGTTGGAAAAAGAACCTGGCCAAATTCGAAAACGAACAGTACAAGACCGGACTGGCATCCGGTGAATTTTTGCTGGTTCATGGCTACAGCGGCGATATTCTCAAAGTCCAGGAGGACAACGAGCAGGTGGCCTTCCTAATCCCTGAAGAGGGTTTCTCCCTGGCCTGCGATGATCTGGTCATCCCCAAGACCGCCGGTCAGGTGGATCTAGCCTTGAAATTCATCAACTTTATTCATACGCCCAGCGTGGCGGCCGCCAACACCGAGTACATCACCTATCTTTGCCCCAACCGGGCGAGCTATGATCTGCTCAGTGAAGAGATCAAATCCAATCCGGGCATTTTCCCGGACGAGGTCACTCGCAGCAAGGGTGAAGTGATCCAGGATCTGGGCGAATCCAACATCAAGTACACCAAAATCTGGGACGAAATCAAGGCGGCGGGAGACTGA
- a CDS encoding glycosyltransferase, whose protein sequence is MKNLSVIIPTFNRADILPQILRPLLEDREHILEIIIADDGSTDRTVEIAGAVGARVIPLQRNQNANLCRNQGARAATGDILLFLDSDVVLTPASLPYLHSCFENPAVDGVVGVYSADHPHGNLVSQYKNLWIRYSFLKSRSRADWIFGAVSAIRRSAFLKVHGFNEAYQPHNADDLDLGKRLVESSFSIVLDPNLSVEHLKRHTLKSLLRNDFVRSRWFVFLADFFQELSSSWKKGVFNVYPGFILATALAPVLSLFVFLSFLWRPLVWAVLISLAVYLILNLPFLRYFKRERGWRAAWLVIPVLYLDHLVCALGAFVGMVDWLMARLTGRPVR, encoded by the coding sequence GTGAAGAATCTATCCGTTATTATCCCAACTTTTAATCGCGCTGATATCCTGCCCCAGATTTTGCGACCGCTGCTGGAAGACCGGGAGCATATTTTGGAGATCATTATCGCTGACGATGGTTCAACCGATCGAACGGTTGAAATCGCCGGCGCCGTGGGAGCGCGCGTCATTCCGCTGCAAAGAAACCAGAATGCTAATCTCTGTCGCAATCAGGGTGCCCGCGCCGCCACCGGCGATATCTTGCTCTTTCTCGACAGCGATGTGGTGCTGACGCCGGCCAGTCTGCCCTATTTGCACTCCTGTTTCGAGAATCCGGCTGTGGACGGTGTGGTGGGCGTGTACTCCGCAGATCATCCCCATGGCAATCTGGTGAGCCAGTATAAAAATTTATGGATCCGCTATTCGTTCTTAAAAAGCCGATCCCGAGCCGATTGGATTTTCGGCGCCGTTTCTGCTATACGGCGGAGCGCGTTTTTAAAAGTTCATGGTTTCAATGAAGCCTATCAACCGCACAACGCCGATGATCTGGATCTCGGCAAGCGGCTCGTTGAGTCCTCGTTTTCCATTGTGCTGGATCCGAACTTGAGCGTCGAACATCTCAAGCGGCATACGCTGAAATCCCTACTGCGCAATGATTTCGTCCGCAGCCGCTGGTTTGTTTTTCTCGCTGATTTTTTTCAAGAGTTATCCAGTTCCTGGAAAAAGGGCGTTTTTAACGTTTATCCCGGTTTTATCCTGGCCACTGCTCTGGCCCCGGTTCTGTCCTTGTTCGTCTTTCTTTCTTTCCTGTGGAGACCGCTGGTTTGGGCTGTCTTGATCTCTCTGGCGGTCTATCTGATTTTGAATCTTCCATTTTTACGTTATTTTAAGCGCGAACGAGGGTGGCGCGCCGCATGGCTGGTCATCCCTGTGCTGTACCTCGATCATTTGGTTTGCGCCTTAGGGGCGTTTGTCGGCATGGTCGATTGGCTGATGGCCCGCCTTACCGGCCGGCCGGTACGGTGA
- a CDS encoding glycosyltransferase: MSAHPPMLSVVLPTCDRCSYLQRTLSSLFAQTLSRDRYEIIVVDDGSTDGTRDCMERYPQIKFIHQEHRGPAAARNRGAYAAAGEILVFIDDDCTAPADWLQRVRDYFNRADHVVCGGKTINAATNRYLSGIHQFIIDFWQAAVNRGQGEDLFLTSNNLAVRRSVFEQLHGFDEKILHAGAEDRRLVQAIRDNGWRIDFLTDLVIYHHHELSLRRFIRQQFHYGRGSFILYQQATPAAAKLPWSLLAGLFRQAWEAGSPCIGLKRISAVTLAQLCVAAGFIAEAGRKSGTGDGNSTGGGPTSASSLAHELVPFFFSAALLVGIGAVNWALVSRMLDQEQLGVLTSLLSLHLIFWPLMELCTSAGMVRLAGRHSALPDVKRTNLIFRSALLTQLFLTASLCIVLLVLPGTWLNWFFNKPLTAPMMGALAVGLAGLTCYQFAFYVANTRMQFRTMALLQTVLAFVRILALLSCFFFLSRSQLQAILAIYMASYWFPLLFVQPSMRQVFRTERDGKIRRSFYSWKVSQKLLRYGSWGSLSGFLLSANQNLGAILLLRYGLDRDAGIFGLALIASSFVVTLINVILQYGLPFACRLQDRSSMQRFYRSSVQLMGPIFLITGFAVAAAYFIFPLWLGDKGALAYPIFALLCLSHLINALFKPLYNIFHYLYKPHLITLDLFSRLMFLLILASWMIPRWGAEGMAGAQLIAMAVSSFLTLGLYRWQLRRQPDAGG, encoded by the coding sequence TTGAGCGCGCATCCACCCATGCTGTCCGTTGTCTTGCCGACTTGTGATCGCTGTTCGTATTTGCAACGGACGTTGTCCAGTCTGTTTGCGCAGACGCTGTCACGCGATCGCTATGAGATCATCGTGGTGGATGACGGCAGCACCGACGGCACTCGGGATTGCATGGAGCGCTATCCTCAGATCAAGTTTATTCACCAGGAACATCGCGGGCCGGCTGCTGCGCGCAACCGCGGGGCCTATGCCGCTGCCGGCGAGATTCTGGTGTTTATCGATGATGATTGCACTGCGCCGGCGGATTGGCTGCAGCGGGTGCGCGACTATTTCAACCGGGCAGACCACGTCGTTTGCGGAGGCAAGACCATCAATGCGGCGACGAACCGTTATTTGAGCGGTATTCATCAATTCATCATCGATTTCTGGCAGGCGGCAGTCAATCGCGGCCAAGGCGAGGATCTTTTTCTTACCAGCAACAATCTGGCGGTGCGCCGGTCGGTTTTCGAACAGCTGCATGGCTTTGATGAAAAAATTTTGCACGCCGGCGCGGAGGACCGCCGATTGGTGCAGGCCATCCGCGACAACGGTTGGCGCATAGATTTCCTCACCGATCTTGTCATTTACCACCATCATGAATTGTCCCTTAGACGCTTTATCCGCCAGCAGTTTCATTACGGCCGTGGTTCATTTATTCTTTATCAACAGGCAACGCCGGCCGCGGCCAAACTTCCCTGGTCTTTGCTCGCCGGCCTGTTTCGCCAGGCCTGGGAAGCGGGATCGCCCTGCATCGGCCTGAAGCGGATCTCAGCCGTAACCCTGGCCCAGCTGTGTGTGGCCGCCGGTTTCATCGCCGAGGCTGGGAGAAAAAGCGGAACAGGCGACGGCAACTCGACCGGCGGCGGTCCGACCTCTGCATCCTCTCTCGCTCATGAGCTTGTGCCTTTTTTTTTCAGCGCGGCACTGTTGGTCGGTATCGGCGCCGTCAACTGGGCGCTGGTCAGCCGCATGCTCGATCAGGAACAGCTGGGAGTTTTGACCAGTCTGCTGTCCCTGCATCTGATCTTTTGGCCGCTCATGGAGCTCTGTACGAGCGCCGGCATGGTACGCCTGGCCGGCCGCCATTCAGCCCTGCCTGATGTAAAACGAACGAACTTGATATTTCGTTCCGCACTGCTGACCCAGCTTTTCTTGACCGCATCGTTGTGCATTGTTCTGCTGGTCTTGCCAGGGACATGGCTGAATTGGTTTTTCAACAAACCGCTCACAGCGCCGATGATGGGGGCCCTCGCCGTGGGGCTCGCCGGACTGACCTGTTATCAATTCGCTTTTTATGTGGCCAACACCCGCATGCAATTTCGCACCATGGCGCTGTTGCAGACCGTCCTCGCGTTTGTGCGTATCCTCGCGCTGTTGAGCTGCTTTTTTTTCTTAAGCCGGTCGCAACTCCAGGCGATCCTGGCAATTTACATGGCCAGCTATTGGTTTCCTCTGCTCTTTGTCCAGCCGTCTATGCGGCAGGTGTTTCGGACAGAGCGCGACGGGAAAATACGGCGCAGCTTTTATTCCTGGAAGGTGAGCCAAAAACTGCTTCGCTACGGCAGCTGGGGCAGCCTGTCCGGTTTTCTCCTTTCGGCCAATCAAAACCTCGGCGCCATCTTGCTGCTGCGCTACGGCCTGGACAGAGACGCCGGCATTTTCGGCCTGGCCCTGATCGCCAGCAGTTTTGTGGTGACGCTTATCAATGTGATTCTGCAATATGGTCTTCCCTTTGCCTGCCGGCTTCAAGATCGCAGCAGCATGCAGCGTTTTTACCGTTCCTCGGTTCAGTTGATGGGCCCCATTTTTTTAATCACAGGCTTCGCCGTCGCGGCCGCCTATTTCATCTTTCCGTTGTGGTTGGGCGACAAAGGAGCGCTTGCCTATCCCATTTTTGCCCTGCTCTGCCTGTCTCACCTCATCAATGCGTTGTTCAAACCTTTGTACAATATTTTTCATTATCTCTACAAGCCGCACCTGATCACCCTGGACCTGTTTTCTCGGCTGATGTTTCTGCTCATCCTGGCTTCGTGGATGATACCACGGTGGGGCGCTGAGGGCATGGCGGGCGCGCAGCTGATCGCCATGGCCGTGTCGTCATTTCTGACTTTGGGGTTGTACCGGTGGCAATTGCGGCGGCAGCCTGACGCCGGCGGTTGA
- a CDS encoding glycosyltransferase family 2 protein, with protein MRFSVIIPAYRSEETLAACLDGFRMQRYADYEVILVDSSPNDRCRTIAEEFGVHLIRSEKRLWMHQAREAGIAASEGEILVFTDPDCVPAPDWLEQIDEAARRGQRLIGGAIACFPGGFWTNVAHLAKFWLWLPGGPPSVYDQPPFDTLATANLAIDRDWYKTLGGLNQTFVAADTLLCFHSSAQGVKPFFQSSAVVQHIHVHVTLVTLLRERWQRGQDYFRMRRAFQKWPSIVKLLFLAGWPFFVLRTLYWQGLQARRTRTVGLFAKTMPWLLVCNSAWMLGQTWAAVRSDHETAD; from the coding sequence ATGCGCTTTTCTGTCATCATACCTGCTTATCGTTCAGAAGAAACACTGGCCGCTTGTCTGGATGGATTCCGCATGCAGCGTTACGCTGATTATGAAGTTATTCTGGTGGACAGTTCACCCAACGATCGATGTCGCACCATTGCGGAAGAATTCGGCGTGCATCTGATTCGCTCGGAAAAGCGGTTGTGGATGCACCAGGCCCGAGAGGCCGGGATTGCCGCCAGTGAGGGGGAGATCCTTGTCTTTACCGATCCCGACTGTGTTCCCGCGCCCGATTGGCTTGAACAGATCGATGAGGCGGCGCGACGCGGACAGCGATTGATCGGCGGCGCCATCGCCTGTTTTCCGGGCGGCTTCTGGACGAACGTGGCCCATTTGGCAAAATTTTGGCTGTGGCTGCCGGGCGGTCCACCTTCGGTCTATGACCAGCCCCCGTTCGACACCCTCGCCACTGCCAATCTGGCGATCGACCGCGACTGGTACAAAACTCTGGGCGGATTGAATCAAACGTTCGTCGCTGCCGACACTCTGCTGTGCTTTCACAGCAGCGCCCAAGGAGTGAAGCCCTTTTTTCAATCCTCAGCCGTTGTCCAGCACATCCATGTCCACGTCACACTGGTCACACTTCTGCGCGAGCGTTGGCAGCGGGGGCAGGATTATTTTCGCATGCGCCGCGCCTTTCAAAAATGGCCTTCCATTGTCAAACTGCTTTTTCTCGCGGGATGGCCGTTTTTCGTGCTGCGCACGCTCTACTGGCAGGGGCTTCAAGCCCGGCGAACCCGAACGGTCGGTCTGTTTGCCAAAACAATGCC